A window from Aerococcus sp. Group 1 encodes these proteins:
- a CDS encoding nucleoside-diphosphate sugar epimerase/dehydratase, whose protein sequence is MKLTRRRKQATIILSDALSVLLSASLSVYLIKFYVHNNLFQYVTIASIYLLVYLLVSFKQHSFSGIIRFFNFSDARQLVLGNVIAGVIAFICGTMVFSRVSNRYSFLLLFFSTAFMLLARMLWRTYVDEKNHVRSKSDNNAPRLLLVGAGDAGNLFIESFAKAGDRFTIVGLVDDDPNKQGVYLRGYPVLGPIDQIPQIIDAKRVDQITITAPSLPSEKVEEVIRLANEKDISVKQMPEVERVMAGDLQVAMRDIEINDLLGREEVELDDQAAIDTIGGKTILVTGAGGSIGSEICRQLLKFGPAKLLLLGHGENSIYLIDRELNQLNQSGVQIVPIIADIQDRDHINDLVKFYQPNIIYHAAAHKHVPLMEYNPTEAVKNNIYGTYNVARAAEENGVERFVMISTDKANNPPNVMGATKRIAEMIVTGLNENSQCTFSAVRFGNVLGSRGSVIPLFKKQIAAGGPVTVTHPDMRRYFMTIPEASRLVIQASSLAEGGELFILNMGKEVYIKDLARKMITLSGYSEDEIEIKYVGMRPGEKLYETLLLDDETTDRQVDDKIFVGKVHNKSLKEIRSFVEGLDLSGHDDKLSEKLTTFVHRNVEVE, encoded by the coding sequence ATGAAATTAACCCGCAGAAGGAAGCAGGCAACGATCATCTTAAGTGATGCCCTGAGTGTCTTACTAAGTGCGAGCTTGTCGGTATACTTGATCAAGTTCTACGTCCATAACAATTTATTCCAATACGTAACCATTGCCAGCATCTACCTACTGGTCTATTTATTAGTTTCTTTTAAGCAGCATAGCTTTTCTGGTATTATTCGTTTCTTTAACTTCTCGGATGCTAGACAGTTGGTCCTAGGAAATGTCATTGCCGGTGTCATCGCCTTTATCTGTGGCACCATGGTCTTCAGCCGAGTAAGCAACCGCTACAGTTTCCTCTTATTATTCTTTTCGACGGCCTTTATGCTATTGGCACGGATGTTATGGCGGACTTATGTCGATGAAAAGAACCATGTCAGATCTAAGAGCGATAATAATGCGCCTCGCTTATTATTAGTTGGGGCTGGGGATGCCGGCAACTTATTCATCGAAAGTTTTGCTAAGGCTGGCGATCGCTTTACTATTGTGGGTTTGGTGGATGACGATCCTAATAAACAGGGCGTTTACTTACGGGGGTATCCTGTTCTTGGACCAATCGACCAAATCCCTCAAATCATTGATGCCAAACGGGTGGACCAAATTACCATTACCGCACCATCCCTCCCTTCAGAAAAGGTGGAAGAAGTCATTCGCCTAGCTAACGAAAAGGATATTTCAGTCAAGCAAATGCCAGAAGTGGAACGAGTTATGGCCGGTGACTTACAAGTGGCAATGCGGGACATTGAAATCAATGACCTCCTCGGTCGGGAAGAAGTTGAACTCGATGACCAAGCAGCTATCGATACTATTGGTGGAAAAACCATCCTAGTCACTGGAGCAGGGGGATCAATCGGTTCAGAAATCTGCCGACAACTCTTGAAATTTGGACCTGCTAAGTTACTCTTACTGGGACACGGAGAGAATTCCATCTATCTTATTGATCGGGAACTTAACCAGCTCAACCAAAGTGGGGTTCAAATTGTTCCCATTATTGCCGATATTCAAGACCGTGACCACATTAACGACTTAGTCAAATTTTACCAACCTAATATTATCTACCACGCCGCAGCCCATAAGCATGTGCCCTTGATGGAATATAATCCGACTGAAGCGGTTAAGAATAATATCTACGGAACCTATAATGTGGCCCGGGCTGCGGAAGAAAATGGAGTGGAACGCTTTGTCATGATTTCCACTGATAAGGCCAATAATCCGCCCAATGTCATGGGGGCAACCAAACGGATTGCCGAAATGATTGTGACCGGCCTCAATGAAAACAGTCAATGTACCTTCTCTGCCGTACGTTTCGGGAATGTCTTAGGTAGCCGGGGCTCCGTGATCCCGCTCTTCAAGAAACAAATTGCGGCTGGAGGGCCAGTGACCGTCACCCATCCGGACATGCGGCGCTACTTCATGACTATTCCTGAAGCTAGTCGACTAGTTATTCAAGCCAGCTCTTTAGCTGAAGGTGGGGAACTATTCATCCTCAACATGGGTAAGGAAGTCTACATCAAGGATCTAGCTCGTAAAATGATCACCCTTAGTGGTTACAGTGAAGATGAAATTGAGATCAAATACGTGGGCATGCGTCCAGGGGAGAAACTCTATGAAACCCTGCTCCTGGATGATGAAACCACTGACCGCCAAGTAGACGACAAGATTTTCGTGGGTAAGGTTCATAATAAGAGCTTGAAGGAAATTAGAAGCTTTGTGGAAGGTTTAGACCTCAGTGGTCATGATGATAAGTTAAGTGAGAAGTTAACCACCTTTGTTCATCGGAATGTGGAAGTGGAGTAA
- a CDS encoding sugar transferase: MYIKVKRLIDFILALIALIILSPLFLLIALWIKLDSKGPVFFKQKRIGKNRDFFYIYKFRSMLSETPADMPTHLLKDPAAFITKPGAFLRKTSLDELPQLINILKGEMAFIGPRPALWNQDDLADERDKYGANDILPGLSGWAQINGRDELPIDVKARLDGQYVENMGPMMDIKCFFGTIVSVIRHEGVVEGGTGAIEKAKQELEEEDK; this comes from the coding sequence ATGTATATAAAAGTAAAAAGACTTATTGATTTTATACTAGCGCTTATTGCCCTAATCATACTTTCTCCTCTATTTTTATTGATAGCACTCTGGATAAAACTGGACTCCAAAGGCCCAGTTTTCTTTAAACAAAAGCGCATTGGTAAAAATAGAGATTTTTTTTATATTTACAAGTTTCGCTCCATGCTGTCTGAAACACCAGCCGATATGCCGACGCATTTATTAAAAGATCCTGCAGCCTTTATCACTAAGCCGGGAGCCTTCTTAAGAAAAACGAGTTTGGATGAACTCCCCCAATTAATTAATATCTTAAAAGGCGAGATGGCTTTTATTGGTCCTCGTCCCGCTCTCTGGAACCAAGATGACCTGGCGGATGAACGGGATAAATACGGAGCTAACGATATTCTCCCGGGATTAAGCGGTTGGGCGCAAATCAATGGTCGTGATGAACTTCCTATTGATGTAAAGGCTCGCCTTGATGGACAATATGTGGAGAATATGGGGCCAATGATGGATATAAAATGTTTCTTTGGGACTATTGTTAGTGTCATTCGTCATGAAGGAGTTGTTGAAGGCGGAACTGGAGCTATTGAAAAGGCCAAGCAAGAGTTGGAGGAAGAAGATAAATGA
- a CDS encoding NAD-dependent epimerase/dehydratase family protein encodes MKKILITGKHSYIGNQFSQWLAQWPEDYKVVKESLRDGTWRQSDWSNYDVILHVAGIAHNSSDPKLEDLYYEVNRDLTIEAAKKAKAEGVGQFIFMSSIIVFGSKVSKITKDTPTNPDNFYGDSKLQAEAGLGELADDQFKVAIVRPPMVYGPGSKGNFPKLSKLAQKTPIFPNYANKRSMLFIDNLSAALTQIIDEELIGNFYPQNEEYVATSQMVKEIADVHNHQLALVKGLTPFVRIALPIKVINKVFGDLYYDKDLSDNLNNVVKCFRRTIEITEEGY; translated from the coding sequence ATGAAGAAAATCCTAATTACAGGAAAACATTCTTATATCGGTAACCAATTTTCCCAGTGGTTGGCACAGTGGCCAGAAGACTATAAAGTAGTTAAAGAGAGCCTCAGAGACGGTACTTGGCGGCAAAGTGACTGGTCAAATTATGATGTTATATTGCATGTAGCTGGCATTGCTCATAATTCTTCGGATCCTAAGTTGGAAGACTTATATTATGAAGTCAACCGAGACCTAACTATAGAAGCTGCAAAGAAGGCAAAAGCAGAAGGTGTCGGACAATTTATCTTTATGAGTTCCATTATCGTTTTTGGTTCTAAGGTAAGTAAAATTACAAAAGACACGCCAACCAATCCCGATAATTTCTATGGGGATAGTAAATTACAAGCAGAAGCAGGCTTAGGAGAATTAGCTGACGACCAGTTTAAAGTTGCCATTGTCCGTCCTCCCATGGTTTATGGACCAGGATCGAAGGGGAATTTTCCTAAATTATCAAAACTTGCTCAAAAAACACCAATCTTTCCTAATTATGCAAATAAAAGAAGTATGCTGTTTATCGATAATTTATCAGCAGCATTAACTCAAATTATTGATGAAGAATTGATAGGCAATTTCTATCCACAAAATGAGGAATATGTAGCTACTAGTCAAATGGTAAAAGAGATTGCTGATGTTCATAATCATCAACTTGCTTTGGTTAAAGGCTTAACACCTTTTGTTCGTATTGCTTTACCAATTAAAGTTATTAATAAGGTATTTGGAGATTTATATTACGATAAAGATCTATCAGACAACTTAAATAACGTTGTTAAATGTTTTAGAAGAACAATTGAAATAACGGAAGAAGGTTATTGA
- a CDS encoding glycosyltransferase family 4 protein: MKKALMYASVASMIDLFNMNNIKILQELGYQVDVACNFEEGSITSDERVKEFKKELEDSGIECFQIPIPRKISRLKEIKKSYQLTKQLADRDYDLVHCHSPIGSVICRYAFRKSPARMIYTAHGFHFFKGAPLKNWLIFYPVERCMAWYTDTLITINQEDYECAEKFKVKSEVLKINGIGIDTSKFKQKGFGNRDSELAKELQIKVDSIVLASVGQLSVRKNHSVIIQALSKLKNKDIKYLIIGQGELREELTQLIKREHLEEQVSLLGYRSDVDKILQLTDIFAFPSLQEGLPVSLMEAMGTGLPCIASDIRGNSDLIDHNLGGYLCNNTVEEYVKGIKSLSDDKDKRLSFGKYNLKKLKSLIKT; encoded by the coding sequence ATGAAAAAGGCACTAATGTACGCTTCGGTAGCTTCAATGATTGATTTATTTAATATGAATAACATCAAAATTCTTCAAGAACTAGGCTATCAAGTGGATGTAGCCTGTAATTTTGAAGAAGGAAGTATAACCTCTGATGAACGTGTTAAAGAATTTAAAAAAGAACTTGAAGATAGTGGAATAGAGTGTTTTCAAATACCAATTCCTCGTAAAATATCACGTCTTAAAGAGATAAAAAAATCCTATCAATTAACAAAACAGTTAGCTGATAGGGATTACGATTTAGTTCATTGTCACTCACCTATTGGATCGGTGATTTGTCGCTATGCTTTTCGTAAAAGCCCAGCGCGTATGATTTATACCGCTCATGGTTTTCACTTCTTTAAGGGTGCGCCACTAAAGAATTGGCTCATCTTCTATCCGGTTGAACGTTGTATGGCCTGGTATACAGATACCTTGATTACGATTAATCAGGAAGATTATGAATGTGCGGAGAAGTTTAAAGTTAAAAGTGAAGTTTTAAAAATTAATGGCATTGGAATAGATACCTCAAAATTTAAACAAAAAGGTTTTGGCAATAGAGATTCAGAGCTAGCTAAGGAATTACAAATAAAAGTTGATTCGATTGTGTTAGCAAGTGTCGGTCAATTATCAGTTCGTAAAAATCATTCAGTTATAATTCAAGCGCTATCGAAGCTAAAAAATAAAGACATAAAATATCTAATCATTGGTCAAGGTGAATTAAGAGAAGAACTTACCCAACTAATAAAAAGAGAACACCTAGAAGAACAAGTATCGCTCTTAGGTTATCGTTCTGATGTTGATAAAATACTTCAGCTAACAGACATTTTTGCCTTTCCTTCTTTACAAGAGGGGTTACCTGTTTCATTAATGGAAGCAATGGGGACCGGACTTCCTTGTATTGCCTCTGATATAAGGGGAAATTCAGATTTAATAGACCATAATTTGGGCGGATATTTGTGTAATAATACAGTAGAAGAATATGTAAAAGGAATAAAGTCATTGAGTGATGATAAAGACAAACGACTATCGTTTGGAAAATATAACTTAAAAAAATTGAAAAGTTTGATAAAAACATAA